The genomic interval CGATGCCGCCGAGACCGACGACGAGCACGGTCATCTCGTCGAGGTGCCGCATCTCCCAGCGCTCGCTCCACTCGTGCTCGCGCTGCTGGGCGAGCAGTCGCGGGAGCGACTTCGCGCCGGCGAGCACCCCGAGCACGGCGAACTCGGCGAGCGGGGCGCCGTGCACACCCGCGGTGGTCGTGAAGGCGATGCGCTCGAGGTCCTCGGAGGCGAGTCCGGCGGCGCGCACCTGGGAGCCGCCGCCGGCGGCCATCGTCTGCACCCAGCGCAGGCGCGGGTTCGCGCGGACGGTGCGGGCCAGGGCCGCGGGGTCGACGTCGGGCAGCGAGAAGAGCACGTCGGCGGAATCGACCATCTGCTCGTAGGCGGCCTGCTGCGCGGGCGTGCGCACATGCTCGGGGTCGCCCGACCAGTCGGCGGGTCCGCGGCGCGGGCGGTAGAGCGCGTGGTCACGGATCACCTCGGCGCGCGGCTCGCTGCGCTCGATGAGCGCGCACAGGTCCTCGGGGAGATCGACGGCGACCACGACGCGCGTGCGTCCGTCGGGCGTCGCGCGGTCAGCGGGAGGGGTCTGGCTCATGGGAGCTCCTTCGCTCGGGTGGGAAGCAGGACCACCCTAACGCGTGTTCAATATGTTGGACACCGTTCCTTGCGTTGCTCGACGGGTTAGGGTCGGGCCATGAGCACTGACGACGATGTCCGCCCCGATCCCGCTCGCCCGGTCGCGCCCGCTGAGGGCACGGAGGACGCGAAGAACTCGCCCGCCGAGTCCTCGACGACTCCCGGACCCGGGTCCCCGCGCGTGGGCGTGCTCGGACTGGGGTCCATGGGACTGCCGATGGCCGAGCACCTTCTGCGCGCCCACGGCTCCCTCACCGTCCACTCCCGCACCCCGAAACCGCAGCTCACCGCGCAGGGCGCCCAGTGGGCGGAGACCCCGCGCGAGCTCGCCGAGGCGGTCGACGCGGTCCTCGTGATGCTCCCCGATCTGCCCGATCTCGAGCCGCTGCTGGGCGGCGAGGACGGCCTTCTCGCCTCCGGCGGCGAGATGCTGCTGATGATCGGCTCGACCTCCTCCTCCGTGCAGGTGCGCGAGCTCGGCGAGCGCCTGGCCGCGGAGAGCGACGGCCGTGTGCGCGTGGTCGACTGCCCGGTCTCCGGCGGCGAGGACGGCGCGCGGGCGGGCACGCTCGCGATCATGCTGGGCGGCGCCGAGGACGACGCCGCCGAGGCCGCCCGACTGCTCGCGCCCTGCGGGAACCCGGTGCGCCTGGGACCGCTCGGGGCGGGCGAGGTCGCGAAGTCCTGCAACCAGATGATCGTCAGCGCCACGGCGCTGGCGCTGGGCGAGGTGACGGTGCTCGCCGAGCGCAGCGGCCTCGACCTGGGGACCCTCTTCGAGCTGCTGCAGGGCGGCTACGCGGGCTCGAACCTCATGGCCTCGCGGCGCGAGAAGTTCGTGAGCGGGGACGACTCCCCCTCCGGCGTCGCGAAGTACATGGTCAAGGATCTGCGCTTCGCCGGCGAGATCGCCGAGGCGACCGGCACCCACGGCGCGCTCCTTCCCGCCCTGCGCGCGGCGTTCGACGAGCTCGTCGAGGCGGGCCTGGGCGACCGCGACCTCGCGACCACGCGGCGCTTCACCGAGCAGCGGGGCTGACTGCGCCGGAGCCCACTGCCAGACCCCGCACGCACGGACGGGCGGGCCTCCCGAAGGAGACCCGCCCGTCGTGGCCCGTCGGCCGTCCGGAGACGGCGCCCGGGGCTCCGATCAGAGCTCGCGGAGCGTCACAGCATGCAGCTGACGCAGCCCTCGACCTCGGTGCCCTCGATCGCCATCTGCCGCAGGCGGATGTAGTAGAGGGTCTTGATGCCCTTGCGCCATGCGTAGATCTGCGCCTTGTTGACGTCGCGCGTGGTGGCGGTGTCGGGGAAGAAGAGCGTGAGGCTCAGGCCCTGGTCCACGTGCTTGGTGGCCTCGGCGTAGGTGTCCACGATCTTCTCGTAGCCGATCTCGTACGCGTCCTGGTAGTACTCCAGGTTGTCGTTCGTCATGAACGGCGCCGGGTAGTAGACGCGGCCGATCTTCCCCTCCTTGCGG from Brachybacterium kimchii carries:
- a CDS encoding D-2-hydroxyacid dehydrogenase, whose amino-acid sequence is MSQTPPADRATPDGRTRVVVAVDLPEDLCALIERSEPRAEVIRDHALYRPRRGPADWSGDPEHVRTPAQQAAYEQMVDSADVLFSLPDVDPAALARTVRANPRLRWVQTMAAGGGSQVRAAGLASEDLERIAFTTTAGVHGAPLAEFAVLGVLAGAKSLPRLLAQQREHEWSERWEMRHLDEMTVLVVGLGGIGKACAARFSALGAHVLGTTRSGEAVEGVDELVPIDDLAAAVARADAVVLTLPGTDATEGLVGEEVLAKARPGTILVNVGRGTVVDEPALLHALEDGRIGFAALDVFATEPLPAASPLWDHPHVLVSPHTAALDTREEERIVRLFVDNLARHLDGRPLRNAVDTVEFY
- a CDS encoding NAD(P)-dependent oxidoreductase, translated to MSTDDDVRPDPARPVAPAEGTEDAKNSPAESSTTPGPGSPRVGVLGLGSMGLPMAEHLLRAHGSLTVHSRTPKPQLTAQGAQWAETPRELAEAVDAVLVMLPDLPDLEPLLGGEDGLLASGGEMLLMIGSTSSSVQVRELGERLAAESDGRVRVVDCPVSGGEDGARAGTLAIMLGGAEDDAAEAARLLAPCGNPVRLGPLGAGEVAKSCNQMIVSATALALGEVTVLAERSGLDLGTLFELLQGGYAGSNLMASRREKFVSGDDSPSGVAKYMVKDLRFAGEIAEATGTHGALLPALRAAFDELVEAGLGDRDLATTRRFTEQRG